The Acidaminococcales bacterium genome window below encodes:
- a CDS encoding GntR family transcriptional regulator, translating to MQKAVIHLPHRDLFDLEKINSAKSLLKNQAYEIIKKAIIDNRIKPSQIYSQEFISRKLGISRTPVREALLQLQNEGVVTIHRGRGMELVATTAADLRDIFEMSDAVECKACQLAAERMDDATLTALEEMHGLQLLAADRKDTHDFMECDHKFHVLLARSTGNDRLAESVKAIHEQLLRSGVLFIYNPHYLAIINNEHRAVLEALARRSPEESALAMRVHIGGLFARAMYHMEQMQKD from the coding sequence ATGCAAAAGGCCGTGATTCATTTGCCGCACCGAGATCTGTTCGATTTGGAAAAAATCAATTCTGCCAAAAGTCTGCTCAAGAATCAGGCGTATGAGATAATCAAGAAAGCGATCATCGACAATCGCATCAAACCCAGCCAAATATATTCACAGGAGTTCATCAGCCGAAAACTTGGCATCAGCAGGACGCCCGTGCGCGAAGCCTTGCTGCAACTGCAAAACGAAGGCGTCGTCACCATTCACCGTGGGCGCGGCATGGAACTGGTGGCGACTACCGCCGCCGATTTGCGGGATATTTTTGAAATGAGCGACGCCGTGGAATGTAAGGCCTGCCAACTGGCGGCGGAGCGGATGGACGATGCCACGCTGACGGCGCTGGAGGAAATGCACGGCCTGCAATTGCTCGCCGCCGACCGAAAAGATACGCACGACTTTATGGAATGTGACCACAAATTCCACGTATTGCTGGCGCGCTCAACCGGCAACGACCGTTTGGCCGAAAGCGTAAAAGCCATCCACGAGCAGCTTTTGCGCAGCGGCGTGCTCTTTATTTATAATCCGCATTACCTCGCGATCATCAACAACGAACACCGCGCCGTGCTGGAGGCCTTGGCCAGGCGCTCGCCGGAGGAAAGCGCCCTGGCGATGAGGGTGCATATCGGCGGGTTGTTCGCACGCGCCATGTATCACATGGAACAAATGCAGAAAGACTGA